The window GTGACGTGATTACAAGATACTGAGGATGGAATATCAGTAATTTGTTACTATTACTCAAATTTGGATTAAGAAACATATTCTACAATTTGAAAGAGGCAAATTTTCTAAGTTATTGCTAATGAAGATAGATGGGGTTTCATGCTAGCTAGATCAGCAATAGGCACCTGTCCCATAAATCTAACATGTTGCATGTGGGGTCAGTAAGCTAGACCGTCCATTCACAAGCCCTACCTTTCGACGGCCCACAATTGAAAATTACACTGAATGGCTAGCCCACTGCAGGCACACAACAGCCGCCTTAATTTGAATAATGAAAATGAGAACGTGCGTGAAAAATCACACAATTAGGATCACCACTAGGTCCAATTATCAGCCATTAATGGACACGATCGACATGATAGACttaatagagacggtctagaaCTGCTGCCCAACCTTGAATGTGTTGATCATTAGCTGACAGACACCTAGAAGATAAACGTCTTATTAAGTGTAAGGGAAAATGGATAAGAAGCCTTGAAAGTCAAGTGGGTAAGCAACACGAGTCCAACTGACCCACAGTGCAATTTAGAAGGACCCACACAGCTATAAAACAAGCATTTCTTGCCATGAGCTACAATGCACACTAGAAAATACAAAATGTCTATAGAATAATAAAAGGCTACACTAATTAGAAAcaataaaatggaaataaaattctATCTTGTTTTCACTTTCATGATTTGAACAAAATCGAGCTTTCTCTCGCTTTTTATCCGTTGGAAAAACTCCATCCTCCTAATCCTGCATTGCCAAAAAAATACAAGTGATTAAAATGGAATTATGCAAAGAGGAATTGTAAAGTCCCGATTGCACCACCAAGGAATAGTCTCCTGATGCGCCTGTTCGTTCATGTAGGGCATATGATGCCGAGATCCAAACCATGTATATCAAGAAACAAAGGAACTTCCAAGATGGGACGATCCTATCCGTTGGGCCGGTAGATAACACAATAACGGTGAAATCCTCgaatttgaaaagtttttgggtcATTATCGGTctttccatggtggggccatcatATCAATGGCAGGAAACTTAATGGTTTTCAGTTTTGTAAAAGTGTGTCCCACTAAAAATCTCTCAAACGGGAGGATCCAACGCGTATCTGGACCATCCAGAATGGGATATTCATATCAATGATATGGATAAACAGGATCATGGGTCCCAGTTTAAGGCACTCGCAGAAAAGATATCCTAAGGTTAGGATTTCTAGTATACCTCTTTTGGTAAAAACATCCACTGGAAGAAGATTACGACGTTTGAACTTTGAATACCAGAAGCTTAAGGGTTTTTGCTAATGTACGCTGGATAGCACAAAAGCGCCCTCATATGATGTTTATAATCAAACCCCAAAAAGAATTGAAAGGCCCATCAATATGCACTGTACCTTTTTCTTGCATTTAGTGTGCAATCATTTGTAACATTTGAAAAAACCCTAATTTTGGAGCCTCACTGTCGTTCAAGGcaataaaaccctaaccctagttcCTCAGCTTTCCCAACATTCTCTAAATGGACCAACAAATCTAAGACAGATTTCCCATCATAACAACGATGGTTGCTAGTCCCACACATACCACCACACTCCAAAACGCAATCTTGTATGCCAACTTTGGAACTCTCCACACACGACTTTACAGGCACTACACGCGCCAGCTTGGAGTTTGTGTAGGACACCCTAGCAGTCCGTAAGGTGGGCCTGGCCATGAAAATGgccataccttaaatgtgagtttaatgtggaccattcacgagttttcttcatttttctcttgtAAATCGTCCATTATCTTTCGAGATGGGGACCACCTTATGCACTGACTCAGATATCCCACACGCATGGGATGTTGGCACGTGTTCTTCGAAAGGAGGGTGTGGATAGGTCGCGTGTATGGGTTGCAAAAGTCTTTAACAAGACTGCAAAAGCATAGTGTAAATAGCCACGAAGAAATGATGAGAAGATCTCCAAACGCATTAGAAATATCTACCTGAGCTTttcaagaaggggaaaaaaaactgTGAAAAAACCAAATGCAAAGAACatcacttagggcccgtttggccgggtggattggaagggatcgaatggtattagggtggatggcatggatttctcggtaatgatggtgttgtcagtggattgtcttgagatccatgggattgctatatacctgattgctatatccagtctgtttggcacgcccggccaatcctgggattaaacgttcccatcccttccaatccctcaaaccaaacacgcccccagcaaatttgaacggattagggtggattggatgggatttaaaggtaatgatggtgttgtcagtggattgtcttaagatccatgggattgggatcagatcgtTTGGCACgtccggccaatcccgggatttaacttacaatcccttccaataccagcaagtcccttccaatccgaccggccaaacgggtaAGGTAAATGGACTGATTCTTTGTATTTTCAATCAAAATCAAAAGTACTTTCCGtgtatttcatttatttttgtaatatctTCTGTTTTAGACTACTAGAGCCCTGCCCATCCACACGTGCAAATATGGTACTCCTGTTCTTCATCAGATCTCTCCATCAGGTGGGCGACACTTTTTATATCTTCTGGCCTGAAAGTCAGGCCATTTCACACTTCTGGTGGGCCGGAGCATTCCAGACCAAAATGGAAAGCCAGAAAaagaaatcattttaatagtCGGTTTACTTTGCACATTGCAGCCCACCTAAGGAGCGAAACAGCATGGTTTTAAGGGCAGAAGATCACAGCATTGTTTCCAAACAGATGGAAAGCCCGGAACTTGCACATATGTTCCTTATATGCATATCTGTGCCTGTGTGTGGATGGGCAAGGCCCCACATGCGTCACAAAACATCTAAAAAGTACTTTAtaagatttattttatatatatatatatatatatatatatatatatatatatatatatatatatatatatatatatatatatatatatatatttgccatttatgaattttcataaaatttcaaatttcctataAATTCTTCTCACctatcaattaaaaaaaatttctgtaAATTAAGAGTACACTTCTCTATCTTAAAATTTTAGTAAAAATATCAAATTCTGTTATGTACTTGTCTCTATTATCATAAATTTCACttacattttcttctttttataatGTTTCACCATATTTTCTAGAACATTTCATGAATATGATACTTGGAGTCCATTGTTTTATAATTTATATCTTTTACGTGTGTGAGTGTGAGATCTCTACAGCTAAACTTCTAATGAAATTAATGCTGATAGCGCATTCGTAGCATTTCTTTTGAAAGCATAAGCTGGAAGTTTATGAAAACAAGTTAGGGCAAGACAATATCTTATAATATGTTGTATTAAATAGAGTAATTTCTCCACAATTGATTTACAAAGATAATGAATCGAGGCCGATTCACGACAACTGCTGTAGATGATAGTTCCGTCCACTTACCTGCGTGTGGGGCCCAACCTGTGGTGTGTGCATGTCATCAAATCTGTCGAGTAGGGGCTGCTCTAAAATAACACAActggatttggaaaaaaaaacagGGTAATCAAGTCATTAGGTAGTCccaaccatagaaaacaatgggcaaCCATCCAAAAACTACACGGCCCATTAGGTAATttcatgggcctgatttttgggatttccAATTTTCATTATGGGGTGAACATGGGGAGCGGGTTGGTTTGCATATGCACACCACGGTGGGTGTGCCCCGATTTGCAATTTAAATAATgagtaaaatattataaatttaaatatcttttaaaaatatcccccaaaaaaaaaaagttctaacAATTATTTTTCAGTATGATATTCCgaatgcttttatttatttatgtttgtcTCTAATGAATTTCCTATACCTTGAATGGAAAATCAATATtatatctttcttttaaaaaaaaatatatatttggaCTGCAAGTCTCATTTTCGAATGaagaggatttttatttttatttttatttttttaatgtcccGTGTACTTACTACAAAATTGCATATATTGTTTCTATGTGAAACCCTATTTCAGTTTTGTGGTGTTTTTCTGTTATAAGGTTTCATCGTTTCTACACCATGAATTCTTCCACAAAATCTAAATTCGTAAAGGAAATGAAATCTTCAATAGAAGTATACCTGTGATGAAGTTAAGCTGAGTATAAGATCCATTCATCACTAGTCCTAAGAGGGCCCGATGGTCCGGCGTTCATCGCCACCAGCCCGTGGCTGAGGGAACTGACCCAACGGCCCGATGCTCGCAGACACGTTCATGGCCAGAAGGCTCGCATCATATGCACCATTAACGCCCAGCCTTGCCATCTCCGAGTCATAATTCCGCATCATCATCTGCTGCTCCCGAGCAAAGAACTGGTCACGGCCGAGCCCAATACCCATCTGGGTATTGGCAGCAGCGGCGGCGGCAATAAGGCCATGCCCTGCGATGCCAACGTTCTGGTACTTGGACAGCTCTGATTTCGCGCAACTGAGGTCCATTTGCAGCTGCCTCAGCTGGTGCTGCAGCAGGGAGATGACACCAACGCAGCCATAAACAGGGTCGCGAAGGCGCATGTCAGCCTCATACGCGAGTGAATTCACAGCATCCTCACGCTGGTGTGGGTGGAGCTCGTTGAGGAGCTTGGTAACATTGCTGGCACCGAACACCTTGTGTACATTGGCAAATTTCTGGGGCTGGTCCGGTGGGAAGTAGGGTGCAAATACGCACTCTGGGATGCACTTGCGGCGGAGGAACTTGCAAGCAGCGCAAGGTGAATTCGACGACGACGCCATTCGCTTGTGGCAGAGAGAAATTACTTGCGGAATAGAAGGGTTTCGTTTTTCTTCTGGGTTTTGTTTGAATTGGTGGGCCAGAGGGGTGCAGTGCAGTTCCAACTGCAAGAGGAAAATATGATGATATTCAGGGATCTTTATCTTTTTCTCTCTACCATGAGAAAAGAAATTTCAGGAAGTGGCAGAGTCGTAATTTTTATAGACGAGGTGGGCCTTTTACTGGGTGTTGTGTAGATTCATCCagtaaatacgatgacgaacacTTGAAATTCGGTTTTTCTCCAGAGGCATAAGAGATTATAAAAAAAGTGGCAAACACGTAAAACTTTCAAAGTGTgtgagattattattattattattatttgtgtgtgtgtgtgtgtgggtgtggtcTTGTGAAAAGGATGTATGAAATGCAAACTTAAAATCGCTGACGAGGTAGAAATGTAATATCTTGTAAAAACGTGTGCTTTTAATTttcatttctagggtttttttttttttttttgtagagagAGATGTATGGATATGTATACGTAACGCTAGCAAGAACAAGAAGACACCTCGGCAGTGGAATGATGGTTATTTTTACAAAGGATATGGACTTTTCTAATGTCATTGTTATTTTACGTGGTAGAGAGAAGTGATATATTCCTAAGGATTGAAGAAAAATCGATGGAGATTATAATGGCAGAGAAGGAGAAGCTGAAGGCGGTGGCAGAGGCGTAATTTTTGTTAAAAGATATGGCATTTTATATACATTTCATGGGGAAAAAAAGGAGAATAAAAGGACATAATCCATGAAGAGAAGAGATTGCGTAcctgtgaaagagagagagagttcgagTGTTGGACAACAACGACAGCGGGCAACTATAGCGGCTGCAATGGCAACGTCGTAATTTCTGAGAAACAGGTGGGCCTTTTACTTTCCTCTCTATCTATTTCGAACGATGAttaggaaaaataaagaaagaatgagttgtaaattaaagagagagagagagagagagagagagagagagagagagaaacggacaATACGGGAAACAAGAAAAGATCCGACGGATCTGAACGGATTTTTAACAAAGTAAAACGAATTTGAAGTTGAGATCCGTCCGAGATCTGAATGACAAATCCACTTCCGGAAATGTCACCGGAGAAGTCAGTTTCCGACAACGACTTCCACtgggtgggagagagagagagagagagagagagagagagagacgagattGAGTTAGCGAGAATATTACCGCTGGGTTTGAATCGGATCTCGTGAAATCAGCCTCCCTTTCTACGAGGAATCGCGTTCCCAAGAGCAGATCTTCGTTTCTCTATTCGATTAAAGAAATCGAAGAGAAATGCTgcctaaaaaggagaaaaaggaaGCGATCCGAGAAGGGTTTTATCTCGTCTTCTCTTCTCGATTTCTACATTCGCCTTTTTctattctctctttttctctttttttaataGCTTTTGGACGATCTTCGATTGCAAACGACTTTCACCTTTATCTCTGAGAGAGGGACTTCTGCTTTTTCAATCTCTTTCGTTTTCTTCTGACACTTTCTTCGCGATTTCCCTTTCACGCAGGTTCTCCccgtttgagagagagagagagagagatattatcAGAGAACGAGCATGGAAAGATGGTGGAGAGATTAACGGCGAGAAATATGAGAgagcgagagtgagagaggaatGAAATCCGGCAGCTACCCGTCGGATATATGACGTGGCAAGCGATGAATATGGAGGGAAATTCCCGCATGGGAGTCGCGAAAGGCAACACGTGTGTATCACATGAGCATGTCGTGACATGACTGCCCCTCTctcataataataaaaatttccaACCCTACTTGCGCCAGCCTATGCTCCTTTGGCTCACGTGTGTGCGGTCTAGGACGTTCATCAAACTCCCTAccttacggaaacggattggctactccacctgccaccagccaatggctggtggtcggtgctccgtgggctccaccatgatgtatgtgtttcatccatgcggtccatctatttttctagataattttatgatagtaaaccaaaaattagatatatcccaatctcaagtggaccacattataggaaacagtgttaaatgagtttcgtccattaaaaaatttttggggcccataaaagttttggatcaagctgatatttatttattttcccttcatctgggtctgtatgacctagtcaacagattggatgtcaaataaacagtacactgggccTTCGGATCAtttgaatggtggatatccaatcaatatatatatatattttttcctgtggtgtggtccaaatgagatttatatccctctaattttttagatagagtcctaaaattatctttaaaaatggatgaatggaatggatgaaacacatacatcatggtggggccgacatagcaccgaccaccagccacggggctggtgtcagggggagtacccaatccgttcccCTACCTCACGTGTGTATTCTCTCTGCCCTAGAAATTAGGCTGCTCTAATCATTAGGGATTTGTGGGTATATTTTAAGTTGAACGTGGACCGTGAATAATCTTAACCGTTAATTTTCTTACATGAATGTCCATGGGGGCAGGGACCCATGGTTGGTCCACCTGATTACCGTTCTAGATGTCTCGCACGGTTATACACGTGTCTGACAGCAGAGTTTAGCACTATCCACCCGTGCGACCCTAGCAGGCTCGGAATAAATATTATTTAAAGCTATTTATAACATGACGAGGGATTTTCCCTTTGAACCATTCGTTTCAAAGGAACGCACGAAAAGAACAATCAAGAGCTCCAGAGCCGACATTTACACTTGGGAGATGATACAGTAGAGCGCGAAGAACCGAAACACGGCACAACTATCTTTCAAAGAGTACACGTGGCAGCGTATTTCATcgatcgggtccatccagctaCTCCTCCCTAGTATGGATGGCTTACGTGACATGCATCACGTTTCTTCCATTTAACCGACTATCTCACCACAGACCATTTTCATCTCCTATCATTACAAATCGATGGATCGGATCCTTTAGTAGATAAGGCCCATTGGATATGGATGGACCAAATTGATAAATAATTGAGCACCTTTCCATGTGTATCATGGAAGAAGGGTTCTACCATTCTTCGGTAGCGGATTGCCCACCCAGTAACTTGGTACGctaaccgtactgagtaaactctgtggggcccaccgtgatttatgtcttttatccacgtcgtccatccattttaccatataatttcgAGCATAAGCTCaatattgaagcatatccaaagctcaagtggaccccaatataagaaacaatgtgaattgaacgctgaccgttgaaaacttttcggGGTCacgtaaattttggatcaacctgatatttgtgttttcacttcatcaagtgttatcttatgaacaggtccACTGACAAATAAACgtaactgtgggccctaggaaggtttcaacggtagacatcattattcccactgtttcttgtggtgtggtccacttctgctttggatatgattcaagtTTAGGATTATAGACtacaatgatatggaaaaaaggatggacggggtggataaggcacatacattttCACAGTGAGCTTCACAGAAGTTTACTCACTAGAACGTAAGCATACCCAGTTAGTACGCGATCCTCTTCCCCATTCTTCAGGATCTCACTTATCTATCTTCCTACGGA is drawn from Magnolia sinica isolate HGM2019 chromosome 5, MsV1, whole genome shotgun sequence and contains these coding sequences:
- the LOC131246041 gene encoding protein ASYMMETRIC LEAVES 2, which translates into the protein MASSSNSPCAACKFLRRKCIPECVFAPYFPPDQPQKFANVHKVFGASNVTKLLNELHPHQREDAVNSLAYEADMRLRDPVYGCVGVISLLQHQLRQLQMDLSCAKSELSKYQNVGIAGHGLIAAAAAANTQMGIGLGRDQFFAREQQMMMRNYDSEMARLGVNGAYDASLLAMNVSASIGPLGQFPQPRAGGDERRTIGPS